The following DNA comes from Girardinichthys multiradiatus isolate DD_20200921_A chromosome 2, DD_fGirMul_XY1, whole genome shotgun sequence.
cttcaccacaacagaccggcacagcgcccccattactgtggcagccgcaccgatccgtctgtcgatctcccgctccattcttccctcacttgtgaacaagaccccgagatacttaaactcctccacttgaggcaggaactcccctccaacctgaagaggacaagccacccttttccggtcgagaaccatggcctcggacttggaggagctgattttcatctctgctgcttcacactcggctgcgaaccgccccagtgcatgctgtaggtcttggctagagggggccagcaggaccacgtcatccgcaaaagaagagacgaaatcctctggtccccaaaccagaccccctccgacccttggctgcgcctagaaatcctgtccataaaagttatgaacaggaccggtgacaaagggcagccctgccggagtccaacatgcaccgggaacaggtccgacttagtgccgccaatgcggaccaaactcctgctctgcttgtacagagaccggatggcccctagtaaagggcccccgattccatactcctggggcaacccccacagggcatcacgagggacacagtcgaatgctttctccaggtccacaaaacacatgaatcctcgagtaccctgtagagggtataatgctggtccagtgttccacggccgggacgaaaacctcactgctcctcctgaagccagggttcgactatcggccggattctcctctccaataccctggcgtaggccttaccaggaaggctgaggagtgtgatccccctgtagttggaacacaccctctggtcacccttcttatgtagggggaccaccaccccagtctgccaatccagaggcactgtccctgtccgccacgcaatgttgaagaggcgtgtcaaccatcacagccccacaacatccaaaaacTTGAGGTACtaagggcggatctcatccaaccccgaagccctgccaccacggagctttttaaccacctttttgacctcctgcctagggtgtcctggtgccaagtgcactgatggacacccttatgtttgaacatggtgttcattatggacaatccgtgactagcacagaagtccaataacaaaacaccgctcggattcagatcggggagtccattcctcccgatcacgcctctccaggtgtcactgtcgtttcccacgtgagcgttgaagtcccccagcagaataatggagtccctgaaaggggcactatccagcacccccgaggcctggtactctgcactaccactcggcccgtaggctgaaatgatagtcagagacctcttcCGAACCCGacggcgcagggatgcgaccctctcatccactggggtaaaccccaacactagacggctgagctggggggcgacaagcaaacccaccccagcccgccgcctctccccatgggctttattcttatatttaaaaaaaggaaagaggaaTAAAGTGGAACATAgtggattttcctaaatcttagtcataaacatttattttattatgccaagagctttcaaaacattttcttaaaattgttccttcttttatgaatctTATCAGCCCTTCATTTCACTTCTGGAGAAAtaacaaatgaaacattttacaacagtctTTTGTTCGTCACTAAGAAAGTGAGACATTATTGCAGTTCTCACTATTTAACACtctgagaggaaagggtgttaagttgtggtgtttaaaatatagcatagaacatcatcctggaccttatcagtactcatattacagttattaataactgtatacatatggtatgtatgtctcaccttcagtaaaactgtatctttgtttaattactttagtttatataatattacatatgtaatttagaaaaataaaatagtcaactaatcaatggtccacctgtgattaattgctgcAAAACTTTGTAGGACACACCACTCTAATCGCTTGCTCCTGTCACGTCGTTCGGCTTCGGTCAGAACGCACCATTACACATGCCTTTTCCTGTCATTAACTTGAATGTTTGGTTAGTAAGTCCACCACGGGCTGATCATTGTCCTCGGTGCAGATAATCAAATGACAAAGACAAAAACTGCTCTGGCAGCAGAATGTTGGTAATTATGGGAAATGGttgaaatacaaaataaattagaGTGTTCCTGGATGTGACATTTTTGCCGAGTGGAAAAGAGGTCATGCTCCAGTCAGCCACTGACTCCTTTAaacccaaacacacatacagaacTTAAAGACCCCTGTGTGTCAGGGGAAGTGAAAGTGAGAAACCGCTACACACACCCGTAGAGGAGCTCAGCAGAGAAgtgatgtcagaggtcaaagAGGGAACTAAGGTTGAGTGTTGAGGACGGAGTGTGTGTCAGGGAGAAGGGAGGGTCGGCCCTCTTCTGTATAAATTCCTAATGCATCTGGACACATGAGGACTGTGAAGACACCCTGAGCAACATTTAAACCAGAGAAAAATACCTGTGATGGCTCGACAAAACAGTAAGTGATCACATTGCTGTTATAATGATGTATCTGCTGCACATTAGGAAACCTCAGAGGGAGATTGTGCTCTgtgtgaaaaacatttcagatttatGAGTCTACATGTCAGTGTGAGATGACCAACCCCATTCCTGcaacaaatgcaaaaacagcttttaattcAGATCTGGCTCTGAGGACGGTGACCTGAAGTATGGTTAGGTTCACCAAGTGTCCTTCAGAGTTAGTCTTTAGTCTTTATTCCACATGTTGACTGGTTGTAAAATTCTTCAATTgattttgaaaaatgaaatggcttttagatttgatttatttcaaattGGGAGAATGCACAAATGAGTCAAGAGCAGGCTATCATGTGATTGTTTAGATAACCCAAAACATCCCAACATTAGTTCTGCAGATTTCAGTTGAATACCATAGAAACATCAGCAAGAACACACTTATAAATGCATTCAAATTGAAACATTGGCAAAAAGATACATCTGTGCCAAACCTATTGATAAAGTGGGTTTAAAAATAGCAGCTGACCAAAGTACTGGAGAATTCAAGTACTGATTGGATATGACCCAACAGCACACCAACCCTGCACTGGCCTTTTTCTAGGCTTTGAGGCAAAATAAACAGCTTTGGGTTGAGAATAATGAGACAATGTAATCAGAATATTTTCTAATTGGTTGAAAAGCTGCATTCAAATAAAATCTACCACACACCATCCCACAATTGATCCATTGGAATCTGCTAATCCTGATTATGGACTGAACTTACATTAGTCCACTTTCATCCAAGTGTAAACAAGTGCTTTCCTATtttggtaaagaaaaaaatgcatcacAGCATGTTACTTGTAAtctataaaatgattttaaaaaatgagtgaGCTTACTCTCAGTGGATCTTTTTCTCTGTTGGTTCTGATCAGGTTTCATTGTCGATGTGGACTTGAGAAGCCATGAAAACAACTTGTTTCACCGCACCAGGGAGATCGATCGGGAGCGCTTGATTGTTCGCAGAGGTCAGCCCTTCTCTATAACTGTGCAGCTCTCGGACTCTCTACCCCACAAACACCAGCTGGAGCTGGTCCTGCGCCTCGGTAAGCACACACTGAATGATCAGAGCAACGACTGAGATCATCAGTCATTAAGCTttgagataaaaaaacaaaaaaacaatttatagGCAAAACATTTATCCTTGCGCATCTTTATTTAGCTTGAAATATGCCTTTGTTTTCACTCTGATTGAAGAAGTTATTTACCAAGTAACATGGTTCAGTTTATACTTTATTCTTATTGTGAGAAAAATACCttgaaaatacaaattttaacaaGAAACTAAGGAGTTTTGAATTCACACTTTTGTTTCTTAACCTGTTAGGCTCTAAGGATTTTAGAAGcaatttccacctgaaattagattactgaaataaaacaagtatAGCTGCACAATTATAAAGTCTAAATGCGACCATTTGGTAAGGGTTAGACAGAAACAATATTTTCCCAGTGGTATCACTATTGCAattgttactatgtctgatttgtTTGTGATCATACAAAGAAAATTTAGACTGAATCAGTTAAAGTATATTTGTTTCACAAACGTTTGAGTCGGCAATGTGCCAGGCAGAGCTGGCATTTTGGCACAATTTAGCCAAAACTGTGCCAAATAGGTATTTCTTACCTCATAAATGGCAATTTGGTCAAGTTAAAGTGCTGTTTTCCATTGCAGGACTTCTTCTGCATATGACAAGGTCttgacatttaccctgtgtacCATCAAAATGTGCCATTTTGCACACCATAAAatctatagatagatagatttcagtactgtgcaaaagttttaggcaggtgtgaaaacatGCTGTAAACAACgattgctttcaaaaatggaagtgcagaatgcagtgaatgaacaaaagataaatctaaatcaaatcaaatttggtgtgaccaccctttgcctttaaaacagcatcaattcttctaggtagacttgcacacagtttttgaaggagctcaggtggtaggttgtttcaaacatcttggagaactaaccacagatcttctgtggatggaggctttcttacatccttctgtctcttcatgtaatcccagacacactcaatGATGTTGGGATCAgagctctgtgggggccatactaTTATTTTCAGTAATgcttgttcttctttatgcttaAGATAGTTCtgaatgactttggctgtatgtttgggttcgctcacttagcatttagtaaattgataaaaataaacttcggtcatcatttatatttctgaaagcattctttgtttacagcattttgtcACACCTTCCTCAagcttttgcacagtactgtatatatatgagCCACACATCATTTCTCTGTtagggtttgtttttttctttcacattgtCTTTGGTCAAATAGATAAATGTTAACTTGTATTCTACGTGAGTAACCCTTATTACATATACAGGGTGCGGAAACATACAGGAATCTGCAAATTTGTGCTACAAGTAAGGAGTGTAATAGTTTAGCATTGTCTCTCAACGCCTGGAACTTATCAAGACAGAAGATAAGCAATGAACTCCTCTCCATTTCCCAGAGAGACAATCAGTCGACGCCATTAAATCACGAGTTTGTGGCAGGTCAGTAAGAGCCACTTACATAAACATTACTAAACAGCACATTGAGTTCAATAACAGTCTAAGACCTGCACTCTGTTGTACAGCCGTGTCTAATGCTCCCACTATATTTACTCTAAAGAAGGCTAAAGATGCTTCATTAGTGTTCATTTACACAGTAAAGATGTTTAGAAAATCAACAATGAAAAAAGCCATCAAAGCCAttgaaatattttgatttttaaatgattaactTGCTATTCAGATACCTTATGATGAAAAAGTATTGCATTTCTCATTAATAGTATTTTACTTCATAACTTCACTCTATCTTTCTATGTAAAATCTTTGAAGATAATCAATTCTGGTAATAAACAACCCAGCCTTTTAGTAAACATTCAATTAATTCATCCAACCATTAAATTAATTCCTATTTAATCAGAAATCAATCCTGTTCATCTTTAAGTATTATACTACTTATCAATTAATCAATGTTTCCCCATTTTACATTtcctaaatatttatttttatacaaacTAAAGAGATAGATATTATGTTACAAGTCCTCGGCCCGGCCGCCCCTCGTTACCGGCCCTGGGGGTGACAGACCCCAGTCACTCACCCTCAGAGCCGAGTCtggtgtgcacacacacacacacacacacacacacacacacacacacacacacacagactgccTCCTGCCAGAAACAAGCTAATGTAGAATGTTAGTAACAAACATTGTAATCCTTAAATAAGTATAGGACTAAATACATTCCCCAATTTCTGAGATTATTTTCAGTCAAACATGGCAATACCCACACAGAcctaaatatgtttattctAAAGATTATGAAATTATCAACAATgtagttttgtatttatttgtacagAGTTCAGCTCGAAATGTAAAGCACATTGAGTTGGAAAAGCTCTACTGTCTCCTGATTCTTCAGAGAAGCGTGCTGGTAAAGACAATTGAGAGGGGAGCACACAGATCAACTGGGGCTGCAGCCTCTGATGCAGAAGGAGCCGTGGTCGCAATGGCAGAAGTGGTTGCAGGTTCGGACTTGACACTGGTCCAACAGCCTCCACTGCCCTCAGATCTCAATTCAAAAGAGCAGTTTTGGGATGTGGTTGAGCAGGGGATTCACATCTAGATGTACTGCTTAAaaatctgcagcagcttcatTTCAATATGGACTAAAATCTCAGTGGTCCAACCTGGTATAAGCAaggtatacctaataaagtgtcCAGTGTACATAAACTGTGCTTTCTTAGCTCTAATAATAATTCTTCAAAGCTATACCTTCATGATCTTGATCATTTACTATTACTTCATCATTAATATTTACTGACCTGTGCTGAGTTTTCAGTACTTATTTTAAACAAGAAATCACAACAGCCTTTGGACTATTATAGATACAGTGATGAACTTTAGTTTTTTGGGGTGGGTTTGTCATATTGCAAGACAGTGGAGCTGAAACTTTACATGAAACTGCAAGGTAATTTTGAAGGGATGATCCTAAAATGGCACAAAGACAGAGAACAGGATGTTCCcttttaacatttcagtctcatATGCAGCTGTTGGGTTGTTTTGCAGTCTGAGAAACAGTAAGGTTATCTTCCTTTAAATTCCAGTGTCAATAAGAAGACAAACATGGTATGCTCACAGCCTCCTTTCCTGGCTCTTGTCTTGCCTGAGCTGCATTTTTGTCCTCCGTGAAGCAAGTCTGGAAACCCAGTTTTTCTGTGAATTTAGTCAGACCTAAACTTTAATCTCAGCACCATCAAAGCCTTGCAACAAAGACGGGGCCATTTTATCTGTACTGGCAGGCTTGGTTTGATCATCAAGGCAGACTGGCTGCCAGAGCTTTTGACAATTATCAGTTGTTTGGTAAGACTGGGAAAATGGTCATCTTGACCTAACAAACATGAAGGTGTCTAAAGCTTTTTTCCCGCACCCAATAGTTGTAGGATTTGGCAAAGCAATTGGCTGTAACACAATACAACACCCATTTTTCACAGATTTACAGTCGAGGCCTCCTATTTACATTAACTTCAAATAAGGCGAGAAGCTATTACATCTTTTTCACaatgaaaactatttatttatgtagattttaaaatatattttgcaaaCCATCTTCTGGATTATAAGAAAAAGGATTATCAAGCGCCGATTGCAacattgagttttattttttaatccataaacattttgttttttaggtaAACGAGACGAGGTGGTGATTAAAGTTCAGAGGCAGCGGGGGACCGGAGACAAGTGGTGGTTTAACCAGCAGGAGGCTCAGAGTGAAATATTGTTGACTCTGCACAGTCCAGCAGACGCTATCATCGGACAGTATTATCTGTCCGTGCTGCTAATGTCATTGGATGGACGCATCGTAGAGAAAGTGAATGAAATCGACTTCCACCTGCTGTTTAACCCGTGGTGTAAAGGTAAAGGATGCTTCCTGCAGAACAAATTTATAGGAAACTGTATTTTTGTTAGTCAAACACATCCATAATCAACTACGAACATGTTGAAGCATAACCCACatgattaaaagacaaaaatatttgaaattatttaaaagaaatcctacatgttaatgtttaaatgatgttttgtAGCAACATTGATCTGTGCTGAATTCTTGctctatttgttttatgtttgtctGTGTATCAGATGATGTTGTCTACCTGCCTGATGAGAAACTGCTCCACGAGTACGTCATGAACGAAGATGGGGTCATATTCATGGGGACCTGGGATTACATCAGAAACATTCCCTGGAATTACGGACAGGTAGCACATCCACACACGTGCACAGATATTTATTGTGTGAATGAGTTGAATCACTTTTTGTGTTCCTCTGTCAGGACAGAGTTTGGCATGTGAGACTTTTCACAGTGGTGTGTCAGCGGAGACTCAGAGGTTGAGGCTGGATCTCTTTGTTGGAGAGTAGAGACATCTGGACAAGACATGTCGGAATGCAACCAAACCAAACAAACAGGAAGAAAGACAGGACTTGTCCTTTCTTagaataatccaaaaaacagtCGCACAAGTCACATATGTTCTTTAAGATATCACTGTTTCAGAACCAAATTCGAGAGACATTCCCTAAAAcatccaaagaaaaaaaagaaaacatctttggCCTCCTATACACCGGATTAAGACACGAAATAAAAATCAACCAGAACACACATGGTCTTTGCAGGGTTTTGGAGAGGCATTGGAGGATAGATTAAAAACGCAGTTGGGTTGCCTTTTTACATGAGGGAATGTTACAGTTTCCAACTGTTTTGAGCATGCACACTTTCTGTAGAGATTTCATGGTGGTTCATTATCATGATGGCAACATTTCTAGGTCCTGAGTGTAAAGAaactcagcagcagcagtcgCAGCTCATCCATCAGGCTTAAGATGATCTTCATAGAATATAAAGCAAGACTGGCCATGCTGGTCTGAATGCCCCATCAGGCTGGCAGTGCTCCAAGTAAGCTGTTGAAGTGCTCTCTCTCCCACTGCTCTTGGTGCAACCAATAGGAGTACAACAAGCAACTGAATGGTCTACAAACTCCATGTCAATATATATAGAGCTACGGCCAGGTCCCATGCACAAAAGATTGGTATGCGTTGTAATGTGGTCTTATTACAGTGTGAAGAGGCCATCAAAATGCATTAGTTTTACAACTGAATTGACCTGAACTTGCACATCCTTCATCCAATTACTGGGTGTGCATTTAGTGTGAATTGTTTCTTTGGTTTGAATCCTGTTTGCAACGTGAATCAAGCAAATATTTCAAAATCacttatatttttttctcaccaAATTTTAGTGTTATTTATCTTTGAGGTTCTATTCACAATTATCTGTTTAAGCTATATTTTGTGTGTTGCTGTGAGCTATAATGGCCTGTCCTTTTATGaccctttttattattttaaaaatattccttACAAATTGGGGTTTGTCAGGAAGTGCTGTGATCAATATTTTCCATGTAGGAAAATAATTTAGGTTGAAACAAAGTGTGAAAGCTTCATTAAACAATCAaagtaataatttaatataaaaaaaaaattatgaacttcataatggaaaagtttaaataaatataaagggTGTAAAGTCATTGAAACAAAATCTCTCAGGTCATTGTGTCACTTTAGTTGGCTGAGAAACCCCTTCCAAACACATCCTGGTCATCCAGtattctctgtgttttattttaaaatgtaataaaatcctCAAATATCAATAtgtcaaatatatttttgtgttgCTGACCAAATCCTCCAACATAATGGAATTTTCCATAGTGAGAATTTTTATTCTTGGATCGGAAGGTTAAGTAGGGCTAGAGAAATATATTTGACAAAtagttttccttttaatttctcTCCCCACTGTGTCTTTTCAAGTTTGAGGACTTTGTGATGGACATTTGTTTTGAAGTCCTGGACAATTCCCAAGAAGCTCTGCAGAACTTCAAGATGGACATTGAGAGAAGATCTGATCCTGTCTACATCAGCAGGATTATCACTGCAATGGTGAGGAATTCTTCTCTGATCTGGAAACATTTTGTctgcacagaaaaacacatggATTCAGGTCTACAACATGACCACCATTGGATTGAGGGGGCTTCGTTTTAAATATATTACCCAGCAGAAATCATTTTATAAAGATCTTATTAAGAATGAAAATATGTTCAGGGGAGGTAATATAAACTTGGAACCTTTTACAAATTTTAAGATGTCTTTTCCACCTGTACAGGTGAATGCCAATGGTGACAGGGGTGTATTGATTGGGCGCTGGAAGCAACCATACCTTGATGGAGTCGCACCAAATCGATGGACCGGCAGCGTTCCCATCCTCAGAAAGTGGAGCAAAGATGGCATCAAAGCAGTCAAATATGGCCAGTGCTGGGTGTTTGCAGGTGTTGCATGTACAGGTAATTGTTTTCactggttttatttaaagggtcTGTAGCAATCTATAACAAAAGAAATTCATTTACATGTCTTCCACATGATTATAGTTCAGAATCTTCAACATTTTTATAGTGAATGTGAACATGTCTACCTGACAGATAAAAGCGACTAAGTTCAAAAGAAAATAAGGAAGAAAAAGTGACCACATTGAGATGTGATTTTCTTCATAGTTCTTCGCTGTCTGGGAATCCCAACACGCCTCATAACCAACTTCTTCTCAGCCCATGATGTGGATGGGAACCTTTCCATAGACTTTGTGGAGAACTTTGAGAGCAGAGAGGAAAAGAACGACAGCAGCTGGTTAGATCAAATGTTATCCTTCATTTTAGACTGTGTACCCTTTATTATTTCTATGGTTTTATTAATGAGGACATCAAAGGTTCTTGAAACCAGATCAGTGTTCCACCAAAGAAAAATATCACATGCTACTCTATATTGATTTAAGTGTCTATAAATCTAAGCTCACTTTTAGTGCCTTTTAAAGAAATAGAGAGCATAAAGCAGCAAAGTGCTACTTACCAGTCATCAAGCGTGAGCAATGTTGCAAAATTAAAGATTCAATCAGTAGATGGCGCTGCTCCAGTCTTATCTGACCAATTTGCTACTTTGGATCAAAAAtatgtgtgttaacacaatgccaaagaGGAAATACACCAGCAATGACCTACGAGAAGCAACTGCTGATTGGAAGTCATTCACACAGAGAGATTCAGTACCTTCAAATGTACAACTGTGGCCAACCTTCCTAAGGGTGAGCATCCCACCACATTCACCCCAATGTCAGACCATGCAATGttgagataaaataaaacaacactcTATAGGCATCAGTTAGTATTTTAAGTGTTAGTTAGCATGTGCATGACAAGACTGAACAAGTATGGCTTGtttggaaaattaaaatatgaagCATCAAAGTTTCCAATGGTGTGTCTGAATGTATCACAAGACTGCTGGAACAGTGTCCTGTGGACAcatgagaccaaagtagagatgtttgattTTCTCCAAACCTGGAGCTGTGCATAATGCTCAAACAAGCATATCAGAGTGTGTCAAAATTATTCCACAACTATTTAGAGACTGACTAGGACAGAAATCAACTATTGAGAGGTGTTGCTGAAATGTTGTTCAATAAGATGTTTAATAAatcatgggggggggggggggactgtAGCTGTTAATGTTTTATAGTAGCTGTGCCTTTGGAATGATTTGATTGAATCCATCTGAtggtttaagatgttttttgtcCTTCTTTGGTTATAGGAACTTCCACTGTTGGGTCGAGTCCTGGATGAGGAGAGATGATCTCCCAAAAGGAAATGAAGGTTGGCAGGTTTTGGACCCCACGCCTCAAGAACTCAGTGATGGTATCTTTCTGATCTCTTCTTTAACTCATGTGATTCTAAAAATTATAAGCAGTGTAACCTCAGACTTTTTTGATGTGATGAAttttgagatgtttttcagaaatTCAATTGAATGCGATGAGTTTCCAAAACACTAATTGCCCAAAAACACATATTGTTGCAAAAGttaccttaaaataaaatagtattattttttttaggggCGTTTTGCTGTGGTCCATGTCCAGTGTCGGCGATCAAGGAGGGAAATCTGGGAGTGAAGTATGACGCTCCGTTTATATTTGCTGAGGTGAACGCTGATATCATCTACTGGAGGTTCCTACCAGGCGGACAGAAGCAGAAGGTTTTCACTGATAgttaataaaaatttaaaaagccaTTTTAGCTGGAAGAATGAAACAGGTTAATGAAGAAAGCTGCTGTGGTTGCTGTGACAGATCCGTGTGGACCAAAGATCCGTGGGAAGGAACATCAGCACCAAAAGCATTTATGGCAATGGAAGAGAAGACGTCACTCTGCTCTACAAGTACCCTGAAGGTCAGTGGCAGAGCAGAACAAAAAGAAGCCatttataaaaatctaaacCTGATATTAATTTATTGCAGTTGATcttaaaaccaaacatttagtATCACAATGATGCCTCAGACTTGGCACGGTGGTATATAACtgttttcattctttttctgttttcattgacTGAGTTTTTGACTGAATTTTCAGTCAGTGatatatatgtttgtttttttgcaggctctaaagaagagagagaggttTATAAGAAGGCAGGACGCAGGGTCACCCATCATACCGATGGGACGGTAGCACCACCAAGGCTAAACCTGTTGATTAAGCATCCTAACCCTGTGTTTGGAACAAACTTTGATGTGATTCTTGAGGTACAAAGTGATagggtttagttttgtttttcttctgtattttttttagtttgtcagTGTATGAGATGATGTATCTCCTGTGTTCACAGGTGACGAATGAAGGATGTGATGATACTAATGTTCAGCTGACAGTGCACGCCATAGCTGTCACTTACAACTCACTCCACCAGGGGGAGTGCCAGAGGCAGAAGAACAATGTGACTGTGTCGGCTCAGAAGGGTCAGCAGACTGCTGATGCAGACGAATAAAATCAGTAGTCCTGCCACAGGGTCTGATATTTCTCCCTTTTTACCTTCTGTGTGTTTAGCTCATAAAGAAGTGCTGCATTTCCGCTATGAGGACTACTCCAAATGTGTCTCTGAGCATAATCTGATCAGGGTGAAAGCACTTGCTGAAGCTCAGGGGGACAGTTTGGCTGTAATGGCTGTGGCTGACATCCCACTGAACATGCCTGAGCTCCACATTAAGGTGAGTGCACAATGAAGAGGTGGGACAAAGCTAAGCAAGCAAAGACACCTCCGTTTGTCTCAAATATAGTGTATAAAAGTCAGAAACATTAACATATattcagtgctttgcaaaacagtttattcacattttacaCATTAAAAAACCACAAATTCTAACGTAATTTCAagatattttatgtaaaagataAACGCAACGATGTGCAGTCCTAGTTATTTGACACACAGTTCATTTTCCATTAGGTGAAACATTCAGTTTCAGTCCCAAACTGACCAGAGCATATTGCTCGACATGGCATGTGGAAAACTGCAAGCAGAACTTCTTATTGCTtcaattttac
Coding sequences within:
- the tgm2l gene encoding protein-glutamine gamma-glutamyltransferase 2, whose protein sequence is MARQNSFIVDVDLRSHENNLFHRTREIDRERLIVRRGQPFSITVQLSDSLPHKHQLELVLRLGKRDEVVIKVQRQRGTGDKWWFNQQEAQSEILLTLHSPADAIIGQYYLSVLLMSLDGRIVEKVNEIDFHLLFNPWCKDDVVYLPDEKLLHEYVMNEDGVIFMGTWDYIRNIPWNYGQFEDFVMDICFEVLDNSQEALQNFKMDIERRSDPVYISRIITAMVNANGDRGVLIGRWKQPYLDGVAPNRWTGSVPILRKWSKDGIKAVKYGQCWVFAGVACTVLRCLGIPTRLITNFFSAHDVDGNLSIDFVENFESREEKNDSSWNFHCWVESWMRRDDLPKGNEGWQVLDPTPQELSDGAFCCGPCPVSAIKEGNLGVKYDAPFIFAEVNADIIYWRFLPGGQKQKIRVDQRSVGRNISTKSIYGNGREDVTLLYKYPEGSKEEREVYKKAGRRVTHHTDGTVAPPRLNLLIKHPNPVFGTNFDVILEVTNEGCDDTNVQLTVHAIAVTYNSLHQGECQRQKNNVTVSAQKAHKEVLHFRYEDYSKCVSEHNLIRVKALAEAQGDSLAVMAVADIPLNMPELHIKVLGKAFVWEQLTAYISFTNPLPVPLTGGVFTLEGAGLLSETQIYVEGVISPRQKVSVKISFTPMRTGVRTLLVDFDSDRLKDVKGVASVVVRKKYRNMIPA